A single region of the Vicia villosa cultivar HV-30 ecotype Madison, WI linkage group LG4, Vvil1.0, whole genome shotgun sequence genome encodes:
- the LOC131596523 gene encoding uncharacterized protein LOC131596523 isoform X3, whose product MLVAAIMDIVTSSCDNADKISFKPSLPGNAETRDIAAALQVIEEGGLHLDEPPDDDDDGGGIGRKGIGIKILEGTTVLGLSRTRDAMELDNTDFGREEPLNHGISTTDLSHEKPLKHGTPTTLAYHKFDDSQVKHNMSSVVVPGLWDDLHCEHVAVPFATWALANWANASQLNRSRIHELDQDGNAVLSALMAPERSVKWHASLVVRLLLEDRDMPLNESVTDWSSNLLSTISHACKHEDVSLAGVAFSAFLLSVERSPGVQKTVMEKGLNSMRDIAKSTKHKQVQEAVAKALELLCSGDRHLSFEESQKWSGILIPWVFGTFSSDTIRNSSIKILSQILEDYGAKSVPLSQGWLVMLLNEIQNSIKKSIDKGASQPKSDKVKTLINNANIASAAQVANQLSSAVVNLAAKQLSTVSNSEDISPLADFLSLEPLAGPFKNLKKDSLPKFGAADSALATLKGIKALTEVCAEDSESQDKIVDFGILCLLRRFLLSDDYERLAAMEAYDASSRAHEGQERKSNEGEEPPRSDINDPASVRVPPTAHIRRHAARLLTILSLLPRVKKVIVADKTWCSWLEDCANGKIPGCSDLKLQSYARAALLNIFCNDQINGRSDSAGPSGGVVNNYNLCPRYDDMIFLINSHLPHWKCHNETYPQGSFSKDIYVATSAVVEDGSKSLNDGTCSSGSIDSTKSSLDTDCPPLDVVFVHGLRGGPYKTWRISEDKSSTMSSLVEKIDEEAGKLGTFWPGEWLSNDFPHARLFTLRYKTNLTQWSGASLPLQEVSSMLMEKLVAAGIGNRPVVFVTHSMGGLVVKQILHTAKEEKHDNLVNNTRGIVFYSCPHFGSKLADMPLRMGFVLRPAPSIGELRSGSTRLVELNDYMRLLYKKSILDVLSFCETKVTPIVEGYGGWAFRMEIVPIESAYPGFGELVVLESTDHINSCKPVNRLDPSYTETLKFLQKLKACYT is encoded by the exons ATGCTTGTGGCTGCTATTATGGACATTGTTACTTCCAGTTGTGACAATGCGGACAAGATATCTTTTAAGCCGTCTTTGCCTGGAAATGCTGAAACTAGAGATATTGCTGCAGCCCTACAAGTTATCGAGGAAGGAGGTTTGCATTTGGACGAGCCGcccgatgatgatgatgatggtggtggGATAGGAAGGAAAGGGATTGGAATCAAGATACTTGAAGGTACCACTGTTTTAGGGCTTTCAAGGACCCGCGATGCAATGGAGTTGGATAATACTGATTTTGGTCGTGAAGAACCGTTGAATCATGGTATATCGACAACAGATTTAAGTCATGAAAAACCGTTGAAGCACGGTACACCGACAACCCTTGCGTATCATAAATTTGATGACTCGCAGGTGAAACACAATATGTCCTCTGTCGTTGTACCTGGTCTCTGGGATGATTTGCACTGTGAACACGTTGCTGTTCCTTTTGCCACCTGGGCATTGGCAAATTGGGCAAATGCATCACAGTTGAATAGATCTCGTATTCATGAGCTAGATCAGGATGGAAATGCTGTCCTATCTGCTCTAATGGCACCTGAGAGGTCTGTAAAATGGCATGCGAGTTTGGTTGTGCGGTTGCTTTTAGAAGACCGCGATATGCCTTTGAATGAATCTGTTACTGATTGGAGTTCCAATCTTCTTTCTACTATATCTCATGCATGTAAGCATGAAGATGTTTCGTTGGCTGGGGTAGCTTTTTCTGCTTTTCTTTTATCTGTTGAGAGGAGTCCTGGGGTGCAGAAAACAGTGATGGAGAAGGGTCTTAATTCAATGAGAGACATTGCTAAGTCAACAAAGCATAAGCAGGTGCAAGAAGCAGTGGCAAAGGCATTAGAGCTACTCTGTTCTGGGGATCGTCATTTATCTTTTGAGGAGAGTCAAAAGTGGTCAGGCATTCTCATTCCCTGGGTTTTTGGAACATTTTCTTCCGATACTATACGAAACTCGTCCATAAAAATTCTGTCTCAGATCCTTGAAGACTATGGAGCAAAATCAGTACCACTTTCCCAAGGATGGTTGGTTATGCTGTTAAACGAGATACAGAATTCCATCAAAAAATCAATTGATAAAGGAGCGAGTCAACCAAAAAGTGATAAAGTGAAG ACTTTAATCAATAATGCAAATATTGCTTCTGCTGCACAAGTTGCAAATCAGCTTTCTAGTGCTGTTGTTAATCTGGCAGCTAAACAACTGAGCACTGTGTCTAATTCTGAGGATATATCCCCACTGGCAGACTTTCTCTCTCTGGAACCTTTAGCAGGGccatttaaaaatttgaaaaaggaTAGTCTGCCTAAATTTGGTGCTGCGGACTCTGCCTTGGCAACCCTTAAAGGTATTAAGGCACTCACTGAAGTTTGTGCAGAAGACTCTGAGTCTCAGGACAAGATTGTAGATTTCGGCATTTTATGTTTGCTGAGGCGCTTTTTGTTGAGTGATGATTATGAGAGACTGGCTGCTATGGAAGCTTATGATGCATCATCAAGAGCGCATGAGGGGCAGGAGAGGAAGTCAAATGAAGGTGAGGAGCCACCTAGATCAGACATAAATGATCCAGCTAGTGTCCGAGTTCCCCCCACAGCTCATATCCGCAGGCATGCAGCTCGGCTGTTGACCATCCTCTCACTGCTTCCCAGAGTCAAGAAAGTAATTGTAGCTGATAAAACATGGTGCAGTTGGCTTGAGGATTGTGCTAATGGCAAGATTCCAGGTTGCAGTGACCTTAAGTTACAAAGTTATGCCAGGGCAGCACTTTTGAATATATTTTGCAATGATCAGATTAATGGAAGGTCTGACAGTGCTGGCCCTTCTGGTGGTGttgtaaataattataatttgtgtCCCCGTTATGATGACATGATATTCTTGATAAATTCTCATCTTCCTCACTGGAAATGTCACAATGAAACATATCCACAAGGATCTTTCTCAAAAGACATATATGTGGCCACTTCTGCTGTTGTTGAGGATGGGTCCAAATCCTTGAATGATGGCACCTGCTCTAGTGGTTCAATTGATTCAACTAAAAGCAGCCTAGATACAGATTGTCCTCCACTAGATGTGGTTTTTGTCCATGGCCTCCGTGGCGGTCCTTACAAAACTTGGCGTATATCTGAAGACAAATCCTCGACTATGTCTTCCTTAGTAGAGAAGATTGACGAGGAAGCTGGAAAGCTTGGAACCTTTTGGCCTGGGGAATGGCTTTCCAATGATTTCCCCCATGCACGTTTGTTTACCCTCAGATATAAG ACTAATCTCACACAGTGGTCTGGAGCTAGCCTGCCTCTTCAG GAAGTTAGTTCTATGCTAATGGAGAAGCTTGTTGCTGCAGGAATTGGGAATCGACCAGTTGTTTTTGTTACTCACAG CATGGGGGGTTTGGTCGTGAAGCAGATTCTTCATACTGCAAAGGAGGAAAAACATGATAATCTTGTCAATAACACTAGAGGAATA GTGTTTTATAGCTGTCCACATTTTGGCAGCAAACTTGCTGATATGCCTTTGCGAATGGGCTTTGTACTTCGTCCTGCTCCATCG ATAGGAGAGCTAAGAAGTGGGTCTACAAGATTGGTCGAGCTTAATGATTATATGCGACTACTTTATAAGAAAAGCATTCTTGATGTCCTCAGTTTTTGTGAG ACCAAGGTAACTCCAATAGTGGAAGGTTATGGTGGATGGGCCTTTCGAATGGAAATTGTACCAATTGAGTCAGCATATCCAGGATTTGGGGAACTAGTT GTTTTGGAGTCGACAGATCATATAAATTCTTGCAAGCCAGTGAACCGCCTAGACCCTTCTTATACAGAGACATTAAAGTTCTTACAAAAATTAAAAGCATGCTATACCTAA
- the LOC131596523 gene encoding uncharacterized protein LOC131596523 isoform X1: MHRFCFRTQPLLRSYHPRKYISSSSSNNHLNNPHSPDKPLQNSQITPQQTPKTLSPVTTSSPLSKTSVIAISAAVVASVAFISYDYGREHQSRPSGETGETNPLYTTAEHAVHRSADSVNRIFHHVKRTGVAATVLWQSLRSVLSSANHEVRSGFEIRVAALLADIAAANSSRRAAIVGAGGGAVVDWLLDSVAVVKDAGGGTQAEAARALAYLIADPDVSAAVFARPHAVPNLLRFIFSCKPRRSKNKTKNSRRSGFDVSDSLKGRSMLVAAIMDIVTSSCDNADKISFKPSLPGNAETRDIAAALQVIEEGGLHLDEPPDDDDDGGGIGRKGIGIKILEGTTVLGLSRTRDAMELDNTDFGREEPLNHGISTTDLSHEKPLKHGTPTTLAYHKFDDSQVKHNMSSVVVPGLWDDLHCEHVAVPFATWALANWANASQLNRSRIHELDQDGNAVLSALMAPERSVKWHASLVVRLLLEDRDMPLNESVTDWSSNLLSTISHACKHEDVSLAGVAFSAFLLSVERSPGVQKTVMEKGLNSMRDIAKSTKHKQVQEAVAKALELLCSGDRHLSFEESQKWSGILIPWVFGTFSSDTIRNSSIKILSQILEDYGAKSVPLSQGWLVMLLNEIQNSIKKSIDKGASQPKSDKVKTLINNANIASAAQVANQLSSAVVNLAAKQLSTVSNSEDISPLADFLSLEPLAGPFKNLKKDSLPKFGAADSALATLKGIKALTEVCAEDSESQDKIVDFGILCLLRRFLLSDDYERLAAMEAYDASSRAHEGQERKSNEGEEPPRSDINDPASVRVPPTAHIRRHAARLLTILSLLPRVKKVIVADKTWCSWLEDCANGKIPGCSDLKLQSYARAALLNIFCNDQINGRSDSAGPSGGVVNNYNLCPRYDDMIFLINSHLPHWKCHNETYPQGSFSKDIYVATSAVVEDGSKSLNDGTCSSGSIDSTKSSLDTDCPPLDVVFVHGLRGGPYKTWRISEDKSSTMSSLVEKIDEEAGKLGTFWPGEWLSNDFPHARLFTLRYKTNLTQWSGASLPLQEVSSMLMEKLVAAGIGNRPVVFVTHSMGGLVVKQILHTAKEEKHDNLVNNTRGIVFYSCPHFGSKLADMPLRMGFVLRPAPSIGELRSGSTRLVELNDYMRLLYKKSILDVLSFCETKVTPIVEGYGGWAFRMEIVPIESAYPGFGELVVLESTDHINSCKPVNRLDPSYTETLKFLQKLKACYT, from the exons ATGCATCGATTCTGTTTTAGAACCCAACCCCTTCTCCGTTCCTATCATCCCCGCAAATacatttcttcatcatcttccaaTAACCATCTCAACAATCCACATTCACCCGATAAACCATTACAAAATTCCCAAATTACCCCTCAACAAACTCCTAAAACTCTCTCTCCTGTAACTACTTCTTCACCTCTCTCAAAAACCTCCGTTATCGCCATCTCCGCCGCCGTCGTTGCTTCCGTCGCATTCATCTCCTACGATTACGGCCGCGAACATCAATCTCGTCCAAGCGGTGAAACCGGAGAAACTAATCCTTTATATACCACCGCCGAGCACGCGGTACATCGTTCCGCCGACTCTGTTAACCGGATTTTCCACCATGTTAAACGAACTGGCGTTGCCGCCACTGTGCTATGGCAGTCGCTACGTTCGGTGTTGTCATCGGCGAACCATGAAGTCCGGTCTGGTTTTGAGATTCGTGTTGCGGCGTTGCTTGCGGATATTGCTGCCGCGAATTCGAGTCGGAGAGCTGCGATTGTTGGTGCTGGTGGTGGTGCTGTCGTGGATTGGTTACTTGATTCTGTCGCTGTTGTGAAAGATGCCGGTGGAGGTACTCAGGCGGAAGCGGCGAGAGCTTTGGCGTATTTGATTGCGGATCCTGATGTTTCTGCTGCTGTGTTTGCGAGGCCTCACGCCGTTCCGAATCTGCTGAGGTTTATCTTCTCTTGCAAGCCTCGGCGTTCCAAGAATAAAACG aaaaattCAAGACGTAGTGGATTTGATGTTTCTGATTCTTTGAAAGGTAGGAGCATGCTTGTGGCTGCTATTATGGACATTGTTACTTCCAGTTGTGACAATGCGGACAAGATATCTTTTAAGCCGTCTTTGCCTGGAAATGCTGAAACTAGAGATATTGCTGCAGCCCTACAAGTTATCGAGGAAGGAGGTTTGCATTTGGACGAGCCGcccgatgatgatgatgatggtggtggGATAGGAAGGAAAGGGATTGGAATCAAGATACTTGAAGGTACCACTGTTTTAGGGCTTTCAAGGACCCGCGATGCAATGGAGTTGGATAATACTGATTTTGGTCGTGAAGAACCGTTGAATCATGGTATATCGACAACAGATTTAAGTCATGAAAAACCGTTGAAGCACGGTACACCGACAACCCTTGCGTATCATAAATTTGATGACTCGCAGGTGAAACACAATATGTCCTCTGTCGTTGTACCTGGTCTCTGGGATGATTTGCACTGTGAACACGTTGCTGTTCCTTTTGCCACCTGGGCATTGGCAAATTGGGCAAATGCATCACAGTTGAATAGATCTCGTATTCATGAGCTAGATCAGGATGGAAATGCTGTCCTATCTGCTCTAATGGCACCTGAGAGGTCTGTAAAATGGCATGCGAGTTTGGTTGTGCGGTTGCTTTTAGAAGACCGCGATATGCCTTTGAATGAATCTGTTACTGATTGGAGTTCCAATCTTCTTTCTACTATATCTCATGCATGTAAGCATGAAGATGTTTCGTTGGCTGGGGTAGCTTTTTCTGCTTTTCTTTTATCTGTTGAGAGGAGTCCTGGGGTGCAGAAAACAGTGATGGAGAAGGGTCTTAATTCAATGAGAGACATTGCTAAGTCAACAAAGCATAAGCAGGTGCAAGAAGCAGTGGCAAAGGCATTAGAGCTACTCTGTTCTGGGGATCGTCATTTATCTTTTGAGGAGAGTCAAAAGTGGTCAGGCATTCTCATTCCCTGGGTTTTTGGAACATTTTCTTCCGATACTATACGAAACTCGTCCATAAAAATTCTGTCTCAGATCCTTGAAGACTATGGAGCAAAATCAGTACCACTTTCCCAAGGATGGTTGGTTATGCTGTTAAACGAGATACAGAATTCCATCAAAAAATCAATTGATAAAGGAGCGAGTCAACCAAAAAGTGATAAAGTGAAG ACTTTAATCAATAATGCAAATATTGCTTCTGCTGCACAAGTTGCAAATCAGCTTTCTAGTGCTGTTGTTAATCTGGCAGCTAAACAACTGAGCACTGTGTCTAATTCTGAGGATATATCCCCACTGGCAGACTTTCTCTCTCTGGAACCTTTAGCAGGGccatttaaaaatttgaaaaaggaTAGTCTGCCTAAATTTGGTGCTGCGGACTCTGCCTTGGCAACCCTTAAAGGTATTAAGGCACTCACTGAAGTTTGTGCAGAAGACTCTGAGTCTCAGGACAAGATTGTAGATTTCGGCATTTTATGTTTGCTGAGGCGCTTTTTGTTGAGTGATGATTATGAGAGACTGGCTGCTATGGAAGCTTATGATGCATCATCAAGAGCGCATGAGGGGCAGGAGAGGAAGTCAAATGAAGGTGAGGAGCCACCTAGATCAGACATAAATGATCCAGCTAGTGTCCGAGTTCCCCCCACAGCTCATATCCGCAGGCATGCAGCTCGGCTGTTGACCATCCTCTCACTGCTTCCCAGAGTCAAGAAAGTAATTGTAGCTGATAAAACATGGTGCAGTTGGCTTGAGGATTGTGCTAATGGCAAGATTCCAGGTTGCAGTGACCTTAAGTTACAAAGTTATGCCAGGGCAGCACTTTTGAATATATTTTGCAATGATCAGATTAATGGAAGGTCTGACAGTGCTGGCCCTTCTGGTGGTGttgtaaataattataatttgtgtCCCCGTTATGATGACATGATATTCTTGATAAATTCTCATCTTCCTCACTGGAAATGTCACAATGAAACATATCCACAAGGATCTTTCTCAAAAGACATATATGTGGCCACTTCTGCTGTTGTTGAGGATGGGTCCAAATCCTTGAATGATGGCACCTGCTCTAGTGGTTCAATTGATTCAACTAAAAGCAGCCTAGATACAGATTGTCCTCCACTAGATGTGGTTTTTGTCCATGGCCTCCGTGGCGGTCCTTACAAAACTTGGCGTATATCTGAAGACAAATCCTCGACTATGTCTTCCTTAGTAGAGAAGATTGACGAGGAAGCTGGAAAGCTTGGAACCTTTTGGCCTGGGGAATGGCTTTCCAATGATTTCCCCCATGCACGTTTGTTTACCCTCAGATATAAG ACTAATCTCACACAGTGGTCTGGAGCTAGCCTGCCTCTTCAG GAAGTTAGTTCTATGCTAATGGAGAAGCTTGTTGCTGCAGGAATTGGGAATCGACCAGTTGTTTTTGTTACTCACAG CATGGGGGGTTTGGTCGTGAAGCAGATTCTTCATACTGCAAAGGAGGAAAAACATGATAATCTTGTCAATAACACTAGAGGAATA GTGTTTTATAGCTGTCCACATTTTGGCAGCAAACTTGCTGATATGCCTTTGCGAATGGGCTTTGTACTTCGTCCTGCTCCATCG ATAGGAGAGCTAAGAAGTGGGTCTACAAGATTGGTCGAGCTTAATGATTATATGCGACTACTTTATAAGAAAAGCATTCTTGATGTCCTCAGTTTTTGTGAG ACCAAGGTAACTCCAATAGTGGAAGGTTATGGTGGATGGGCCTTTCGAATGGAAATTGTACCAATTGAGTCAGCATATCCAGGATTTGGGGAACTAGTT GTTTTGGAGTCGACAGATCATATAAATTCTTGCAAGCCAGTGAACCGCCTAGACCCTTCTTATACAGAGACATTAAAGTTCTTACAAAAATTAAAAGCATGCTATACCTAA
- the LOC131596524 gene encoding probable inactive heme oxygenase 2, chloroplastic, whose translation MLITAKPTQFQLRLPFPPSTKRTTFNPRRTIILNNNNEDTSNNNTASSYPPMRIKKNLHRKLYPGETIGITEEMRFIAMRLRNDTVFTPETTSTVQDDKDRVPDMWHPSMEGFIRFLVDNQLLFATLERIVDDSDNVSVVYFRKTRLERSEGIKKDLEWLKEDGAEIPNPSSPGITYAKYLEELAERSTPLFLSHFYNIHFSHISAGQVITKQVSEKLLEGKELEFCKWEGDVQELLKDVREKLNVLSEHWPRDVKKKCLAETRKSFRFLEQIVRLIIL comes from the exons ATGTTGATAACAGCAAAACCCACTCAATTTCAACTACGGTTACCATTCCCACCATCAACTAAACGAACAACCTTCAACCCTAGAAGAACCAtcattctcaacaacaacaacgaagaTACCAGCAACAACAACACCGCATCTTCTTACCCACCGATGCGTATAAAGAAGAACCTCCATCGTAAACTCTACCCCGGAGAAACCATCGGAATCACCGAAGAGATGAGGTTCATCGCCATGCGCCTTCGAAACGACACCGTTTTCACTCCCGAAACTACTTCTACTGTACAAGACGATAAAGACCGAGTTCCTGACATGTGGCATCCTTCCATGGAAGGCTTTATCCGATTCTTGGTTGATAATCAACTCCTTTTCGCCACGCTCGAACGCATTGTTGATGATTCCGATAACGTTTCCG TTGTCTACTTTAGAAAAACTAGATTGGAAAGATCAGAAGGGATTAAGAAGGATCTAGAATGGTTGAAGGAAGATGGTGCTGAGATTCCCAATCCAAGTTCTCCTGGGATAACATATGCAAAATATTTGGAGGAACTTGCGGAAAGAAGCACGCCTTTGTTTCTCTCCCATTTCTACAATATCCATTTTTCTCATATATCTGCTGGCCAGGTTATTACAAAGCAG GTTTCTGAAAAACTCCTGGAAGGTAAGGAGCTGGAGTTCTGCAAATGGGAAGGAGATGTACAGGAATTGCTGAAAGATGTACGAGAGAAGCTTAACGTGCTTTCAGAG CATTGGCCTCGAGATGTAAAAAAGAAATGTTTAGCAGAAACAAGAAAGTCATTCCGGTTTTTGGAGCAGATTGTTCGTTTGATCATCTTGTGA
- the LOC131596523 gene encoding uncharacterized protein LOC131596523 isoform X2 codes for MHRFCFRTQPLLRSYHPRKYISSSSSNNHLNNPHSPDKPLQNSQITPQQTPKTLSPVTTSSPLSKTSVIAISAAVVASVAFISYDYGREHQSRPSGETGETNPLYTTAEHAVHRSADSVNRIFHHVKRTGVAATVLWQSLRSVLSSANHEVRSGFEIRVAALLADIAAANSSRRAAIVGAGGGAVVDWLLDSVAVVKDAGGGTQAEAARALAYLIADPDVSAAVFARPHAVPNLLRFIFSCKPRRSKNKTKNSRRSGFDVSDSLKGRSMLVAAIMDIVTSSCDNADKISFKPSLPGNAETRDIAAALQVIEEGGLHLDEPPDDDDDGGGIGRKGIGIKILEGTTVLGLSRTRDAMELDNTDFGREEPLNHGISTTDLSHEKPLKHGTPTTLAYHKFDDSQVKHNMSSVVVPGLWDDLHCEHVAVPFATWALANWANASQLNRSRIHELDQDGNAVLSALMAPERSVKWHASLVVRLLLEDRDMPLNESVTDWSSNLLSTISHACKHEDVSLAGVAFSAFLLSVERSPGVQKTVMEKGLNSMRDIAKSTKHKQVQEAVAKALELLCSGDRHLSFEESQKWSGILIPWVFGTFSSDTIRNSSIKILSQILEDYGAKSVPLSQGWLVMLLNEIQNSIKKSIDKGASQPKSDKVKTLINNANIASAAQVANQLSSAVVNLAAKQLSTVSNSEDISPLADFLSLEPLAGPFKNLKKDSLPKFGAADSALATLKGIKALTEVCAEDSESQDKIVDFGILCLLRRFLLSDDYERLAAMEAYDASSRAHEGQERKSNEGEEPPRSDINDPASVRVPPTAHIRRHAARLLTILSLLPRVKKVIVADKTWCSWLEDCANGKIPGCSDLKLQSYARAALLNIFCNDQINGRSDSAGPSGGVVNNYNLCPRYDDMIFLINSHLPHWKCHNETYPQGSFSKDIYVATSAVVEDGSKSLNDGTCSSGSIDSTKSSLDTDCPPLDVVFVHGLRGGPYKTWRISEDKSSTMSSLVEKIDEEAGKLGTFWPGEWLSNDFPHARLFTLRYKIV; via the exons ATGCATCGATTCTGTTTTAGAACCCAACCCCTTCTCCGTTCCTATCATCCCCGCAAATacatttcttcatcatcttccaaTAACCATCTCAACAATCCACATTCACCCGATAAACCATTACAAAATTCCCAAATTACCCCTCAACAAACTCCTAAAACTCTCTCTCCTGTAACTACTTCTTCACCTCTCTCAAAAACCTCCGTTATCGCCATCTCCGCCGCCGTCGTTGCTTCCGTCGCATTCATCTCCTACGATTACGGCCGCGAACATCAATCTCGTCCAAGCGGTGAAACCGGAGAAACTAATCCTTTATATACCACCGCCGAGCACGCGGTACATCGTTCCGCCGACTCTGTTAACCGGATTTTCCACCATGTTAAACGAACTGGCGTTGCCGCCACTGTGCTATGGCAGTCGCTACGTTCGGTGTTGTCATCGGCGAACCATGAAGTCCGGTCTGGTTTTGAGATTCGTGTTGCGGCGTTGCTTGCGGATATTGCTGCCGCGAATTCGAGTCGGAGAGCTGCGATTGTTGGTGCTGGTGGTGGTGCTGTCGTGGATTGGTTACTTGATTCTGTCGCTGTTGTGAAAGATGCCGGTGGAGGTACTCAGGCGGAAGCGGCGAGAGCTTTGGCGTATTTGATTGCGGATCCTGATGTTTCTGCTGCTGTGTTTGCGAGGCCTCACGCCGTTCCGAATCTGCTGAGGTTTATCTTCTCTTGCAAGCCTCGGCGTTCCAAGAATAAAACG aaaaattCAAGACGTAGTGGATTTGATGTTTCTGATTCTTTGAAAGGTAGGAGCATGCTTGTGGCTGCTATTATGGACATTGTTACTTCCAGTTGTGACAATGCGGACAAGATATCTTTTAAGCCGTCTTTGCCTGGAAATGCTGAAACTAGAGATATTGCTGCAGCCCTACAAGTTATCGAGGAAGGAGGTTTGCATTTGGACGAGCCGcccgatgatgatgatgatggtggtggGATAGGAAGGAAAGGGATTGGAATCAAGATACTTGAAGGTACCACTGTTTTAGGGCTTTCAAGGACCCGCGATGCAATGGAGTTGGATAATACTGATTTTGGTCGTGAAGAACCGTTGAATCATGGTATATCGACAACAGATTTAAGTCATGAAAAACCGTTGAAGCACGGTACACCGACAACCCTTGCGTATCATAAATTTGATGACTCGCAGGTGAAACACAATATGTCCTCTGTCGTTGTACCTGGTCTCTGGGATGATTTGCACTGTGAACACGTTGCTGTTCCTTTTGCCACCTGGGCATTGGCAAATTGGGCAAATGCATCACAGTTGAATAGATCTCGTATTCATGAGCTAGATCAGGATGGAAATGCTGTCCTATCTGCTCTAATGGCACCTGAGAGGTCTGTAAAATGGCATGCGAGTTTGGTTGTGCGGTTGCTTTTAGAAGACCGCGATATGCCTTTGAATGAATCTGTTACTGATTGGAGTTCCAATCTTCTTTCTACTATATCTCATGCATGTAAGCATGAAGATGTTTCGTTGGCTGGGGTAGCTTTTTCTGCTTTTCTTTTATCTGTTGAGAGGAGTCCTGGGGTGCAGAAAACAGTGATGGAGAAGGGTCTTAATTCAATGAGAGACATTGCTAAGTCAACAAAGCATAAGCAGGTGCAAGAAGCAGTGGCAAAGGCATTAGAGCTACTCTGTTCTGGGGATCGTCATTTATCTTTTGAGGAGAGTCAAAAGTGGTCAGGCATTCTCATTCCCTGGGTTTTTGGAACATTTTCTTCCGATACTATACGAAACTCGTCCATAAAAATTCTGTCTCAGATCCTTGAAGACTATGGAGCAAAATCAGTACCACTTTCCCAAGGATGGTTGGTTATGCTGTTAAACGAGATACAGAATTCCATCAAAAAATCAATTGATAAAGGAGCGAGTCAACCAAAAAGTGATAAAGTGAAG ACTTTAATCAATAATGCAAATATTGCTTCTGCTGCACAAGTTGCAAATCAGCTTTCTAGTGCTGTTGTTAATCTGGCAGCTAAACAACTGAGCACTGTGTCTAATTCTGAGGATATATCCCCACTGGCAGACTTTCTCTCTCTGGAACCTTTAGCAGGGccatttaaaaatttgaaaaaggaTAGTCTGCCTAAATTTGGTGCTGCGGACTCTGCCTTGGCAACCCTTAAAGGTATTAAGGCACTCACTGAAGTTTGTGCAGAAGACTCTGAGTCTCAGGACAAGATTGTAGATTTCGGCATTTTATGTTTGCTGAGGCGCTTTTTGTTGAGTGATGATTATGAGAGACTGGCTGCTATGGAAGCTTATGATGCATCATCAAGAGCGCATGAGGGGCAGGAGAGGAAGTCAAATGAAGGTGAGGAGCCACCTAGATCAGACATAAATGATCCAGCTAGTGTCCGAGTTCCCCCCACAGCTCATATCCGCAGGCATGCAGCTCGGCTGTTGACCATCCTCTCACTGCTTCCCAGAGTCAAGAAAGTAATTGTAGCTGATAAAACATGGTGCAGTTGGCTTGAGGATTGTGCTAATGGCAAGATTCCAGGTTGCAGTGACCTTAAGTTACAAAGTTATGCCAGGGCAGCACTTTTGAATATATTTTGCAATGATCAGATTAATGGAAGGTCTGACAGTGCTGGCCCTTCTGGTGGTGttgtaaataattataatttgtgtCCCCGTTATGATGACATGATATTCTTGATAAATTCTCATCTTCCTCACTGGAAATGTCACAATGAAACATATCCACAAGGATCTTTCTCAAAAGACATATATGTGGCCACTTCTGCTGTTGTTGAGGATGGGTCCAAATCCTTGAATGATGGCACCTGCTCTAGTGGTTCAATTGATTCAACTAAAAGCAGCCTAGATACAGATTGTCCTCCACTAGATGTGGTTTTTGTCCATGGCCTCCGTGGCGGTCCTTACAAAACTTGGCGTATATCTGAAGACAAATCCTCGACTATGTCTTCCTTAGTAGAGAAGATTGACGAGGAAGCTGGAAAGCTTGGAACCTTTTGGCCTGGGGAATGGCTTTCCAATGATTTCCCCCATGCACGTTTGTTTACCCTCAGATATAAG ATTGTTTAG